In Antechinus flavipes isolate AdamAnt ecotype Samford, QLD, Australia chromosome 3, AdamAnt_v2, whole genome shotgun sequence, a genomic segment contains:
- the LOC127555355 gene encoding LOW QUALITY PROTEIN: olfactory receptor 52B4-like (The sequence of the model RefSeq protein was modified relative to this genomic sequence to represent the inferred CDS: inserted 1 base in 1 codon), whose amino-acid sequence MINLNHTSISHTIFILVGIPGLEEQHMWISIPFLISYLTAIIGNSLLIYIIVTERSLHEPMYLFLSMLAAADIVLSTTTVPKSLSIFWFNAREISLGXCITQLFFIHSTYVMESGFLLVMAFDRYIAICYPLRYNMILTNLVTGNIGLAVLLRSIGTIFPIIFLLTRLTFCKNNILPHTSCEHIGLAKYACADIRVNIWYGVFVLLITIVLDIILIATSYGLLLRAVFRIPSRDARHKALNTCGSHVCVIALFYVPGIFTFLTQRFGRHIPPHIHILLANVCALAPPMLNPIIYGVKTKQIRDKLVHVVFPRQK is encoded by the exons ATGATCAATCTCAACCATACCAGTATTAGCCACACCATCTTCATCCTAGTAGGTATCCCTGGCCTGGAGGAGCAGCACATGTGGATTTCTATTCCCTTCCTGATATCCTACCTTACTGCCATTATTGGGAATTCCCTCCTCATCTATATCATTGTCACTGAGAGAAGCCTCCATGAGCCCATGTATCTCTTTCTGTCCATGCTGGCAGCTGCTGATATTGTTCTCTCCACCACCACTGTACCCAAATCATTGTCCATCTTTTGGTTCAATGCTAGGGAGATCTCCCTGG GGTGCATTACCCAACTGTTCTTCATTCACTCTACATATGTGATGGAGTCAGGGTTTCTGTTAGTTATGGCTTTTGATCGATACATTGCAATCTGCTACCCTCTGAGATATAACATGATCCTCACCAATTTAGTCACTGGAAACATTGGTTTGGCTGTCCTGTTAAGGAGCATTGGCACCATTTTTCCTATAATATTCCTTCTGACTAGGCTGACTTTCTGCAAAAATAACATTCTTCCTCATACATCTTGTGAGCACATTGGTTTGGCTAAATATGCTTGTGCTGACATCCGTGTGAATATATGGTATGGTGTGTTTGTCCTGTTAATAACTATAGTCTTGGATATTATCCTCATAGCAACTTCCTATGGGCTGCTTCTCCGAGCAGTTTTCCGTATCCCTTCCAGGGATGCTCGTCACAAAGCTCTCAATACTTGTGGCTCCCATGTCTGTGTTATTGCCCTCTTCTATGTTCCAGGAATCTTCACATTTCTTACCCAACGTTTTGGGCGTCATATCCCACCTCATATCCATATCTTATTAGCCAATGTTTGTGCTCTGGCCCCACCCATGCTTAATCCCATTATCTATGGGGTCAAGACAAAACAGATCAGAGACAAATTGGTCCATGTGGTTTTTCCAAGACAGAAATGA